The window GTACAGCTGAAAACCATCACACTTGATCCTCTCCTTCAAGTTAAATTATGTAATGATTTCTATTCATGAGGAACCATAAAACAGGTTAGGGAATGAAAAAGACGACACTGTCTTTACAAGTATAGCGTATAGTacctttttcttaatttctgttcaTATTGTGTCACTTTGCTTTGGCTGAGTACTTCTGTGCTCCCAGTCAGAGTAATGTATGAACACCACATCAGTCTCATAAACAGAGCCAAAACTATACAGGTGATATCACTGAGCAGGAGCCACATCAAGCATCACAAACCCCTTAATGTCTGAAAAATGGATGCAAACCAAGTCCACTTGAAGCTGCCTGGTGCCACTGCTGTAGGGAATGATTTCAAATTGGACTGTTGAGCTCTCCATGGGGTCCATTCTTGCcacactgaaagaaagaatacaGTTGTAAGTTCAAGCAGGTGAAAAATTCTTGCTATGATTTATCACATGATTAAGTCATGATCTGAATAGGACATGACTATGTCTTCAGAGTCCCCAAATCCAAGACAGTATGGAAAGGAAGAATCAGAGGCTGCTGTGTTTGCATGCTCCTAGCACAGGTGGACATAACCTTCCATGTTCACAGCCCCCACAACACTATCCTTGAAGAATTAGTCAAGCTGTAATGGATGTGGTGGAATAGTTGCAGTTCTCAACCTGTGATAGAGGATTAAGAGTTGTATCATGAGGGCAAAATGTATTGAGCACCTAAGGAGTGATCCGAAAGGTCATCTTTAGAAGAGCTCAAATCCAACTGTGTGTATTACCCTGAACACTCACAACATTTATAGTACTGTAGATATGCTCATGCTGTATTTTGGTGTGGTAAATATAATTACCTGTTGATTTTATGTGCATAGTTTGAAAGACTCTTGGCTGCCTAACACGAGGAGAGTGATATTAGCACCAGAAAACGGAGAGTGTGGGGAAAAAGGACCTCTATGCTCTAAGGAGGCATTGAAGCTGAGCAAACCCAATGATGGAAAGGCAAATTAAGGTTCAAGGTCACAATCTAGGCCTGAATTTTGTATTCAATGTAAATGAAACCTTAGTGATTTATATAATTATCCCACTTTTgccatctttttttattttcccctcacAGTTTCTTTGTGATAACTTCCCCAGCATAAAAATTctgaagactttaaaaaatgttttaaaaataataagcatGGAGGAGATGGGAGACCAATTTCTGTACAGTATACTGTATGGTATATTGGTATGATAGCAGTGGACACATTTTTAAGACATTTCATTACAGTGTATGTCCTGGCTCTTTAGTAATTTAatatctaaaggaaaaaaagatatcaTTGATTCTTCCGTTATCGTTCAAGGAttgtttgattttccttttgcaaacCACTAAAAcaagaaagttttaaaacttttgccCTTTAAATAATTCAGTCACTAACTGCAGGACTGTTGAGTTACACGCTGTCATTGAAAGCAGGCCATCTCTCTACTTCCTGAGCATTCTGTAATTCAAGGTTTGGCAAAGGAGGTATAAAGAACTCCAACTAGTATATAGAGAGTACTGATGTGATGGTATTTTGTCCAAGGTTGGTGCAAACAAAACTCAGGAGGTTGActgattcttaaaaaaaacaccccacttTTATTAGAGATTTCCCACAAAAGTGAAGAAGTTATTAGCCATATAGCATTTACGTACTTGATTGTGAGTTGCTCTTTGAGCAGGCCACTACCTTCTGCTCTCAGGACACAGTCTGTCACCACTTCAGGCAGTGGGTTGGTAAATGTGACCTGCACATTAACAGCCTTGTGTACCACTGTTGGACCGAGGACctagagagagaaaacattctGCTCAGCCACAGTATTAGTCTCActtctttctcatgtttttttctcatttaattccCTTTGCAAACCACTTACCCTCTCTTAGGGTCTCCTGGACAGGAAGGAGCCATGAATTAATATATGTACCTATTGTGGGGCATCGGAGTTCAGGTTTGAACCCACTGCAGCTGGTTGATTTAATCAGCCTAGTCCTAACTTTTAAACTAGGTCAGTGTATGGTGTTACGTATAACAGAGTGTATGATACTTACCAGACTGAGAACATAATGAGAATACAAGTATTAAATTGGCATACATGGCTAACTACTGTAGGCAGCTTAGGTCAAAGTAGCTTCATTTAGACTAAATGAAAAGTTTAGGCTTAGAAAACATTGGAGGTGTGAGACAGAGGTAAATTGTAGCATctcatgcagaaaaaaaccaacaaacaatGCCATGTAGCAAATAACATTCAGTACCTTTTTTGTCTGAGATAAAGTGTAATTGGCATATCTGGTTATCTTTGTAAATAATGTAACGTTAATTAACATAATGGGGAAGTCCAGCACCTCAGTTGCATTTCTCTGTTGTTGTGTATGTTTATACAGAAGTTTCAATCAACAGAAACATAAACCCTTCTTGAAACTTAGTCACTGAATTGAGGGAATTTAATTTAAGTGCCTGCCCTACATAAGATGACTTTTATTTGCATGATACAGCATAGAAGGCTTTTTGCAAACTCTCGCTAAAACTTGGTATTCAGAAATCACCAGACCTATAAAAATCCAGCATTTTATTCCTCTGCGTAACCTTGCTTTTCCCATATGCTACTGACAGTGATATGGGATAGCTAATCTAGTCTTGAGGCTCTGAAAGACTGCAAATTATCATACTCTCTCTATGTTGTTTACAGTACAGTAGACACAGCATTCGATCCCATGTCTGATGCAGCATGTGAATGTGCTGAGCTGTCCAAAAGAAGTTAGGCTACTTAGactaagaaatgctttttatcCATTGTACAGCATTTGTCGCACATCTGTGttaagggaggaaagaaaaaaaaagaaaaaaaagcctctgcTTCTAACTATTCATCATTTGAACAGATGTTACAAGGTGAAAAGTGCCTCTTTTCCTGATAAGGTGAAAGAACTTCCTTGAGGATTAGTAATAAGGAGCCTCACAGCCCCAGGCGTTATCAGTTAAGTagatttcttttgtaaaaacCATGCTTCCTAAATAAACTGGAAGAGAATGATTAGACTTTCCTGACAACAGTGGAGTCCTAGATGTGAACTAAATCTCTGtgtctctctgtttctctctgtctgtctgtttcTCTGGACATAATCTTACCTTGTAACCCTTGTAGCACTGAGAACTTTTATCAGTGCCATATCAACAAGCACTGGCAAGAATGCTCTTACTCAGCTGTGCCTTGgaaaggtttgtttttctttagtgtatttcatttcacttgtgTCATATGGCTTGTTACTAGAGCAACAAGATCAAATCACCCTCAGGCATGATTTCACTTCCCACACTCCTTCCCATGAGGAGCAGATGGAGTAAGGATTCTAGTTCTTCTCAACACATCTCTCTAGGGACACAAAGGGGTCTAGCTTTTACCTTGATCGTGAGAAAAGGACGCTGAAGTACAATATCCTTCTCCACTAGAAGCGAGGCTCCCTGTTTGGTTTCACACACAGCAGTCACTAGGATCTTCCTGTCATCCATCAGAGCATTTTTGTACTGGGAATAGGAGATCCTAATTGAAATCTTTTTCACtggaatggaaataaaaacagggtttccccctcttctttttcctgtgtctaAGTACCAGCTATCTGTAATAGCTGTAATCTATCTGTATTTTAAGGAGCAAGGATGCTATCACACTGGGACTGTCCATTTGTGGGTGTGACAGCCCACAGACAGGAATGATGCTCATGGGTGACTTTTACTTACATTCACATCAAACACTAAATTCCCAGGTACAGTTCGGTAGCTGGACAGTTTGGAGGATGGATATATGTGGCAACCCCTgctggtggggttttgtgtttttttttttttttcatctatcTGAAGCTGGGCATTTTATGCTCCTTCCTTCCAAAGAAGGCAAAAGTGAAAAGATGGATTGGTTTAAATGCCCTTGCTGATGCAGCTGTCCAGCCTCTGCCTTAAAGAGTGTGCACAGTCAGCCTGTGTGCAGCGGATCTCAGTACAttgagaaaaaatgttaatCTACTGCTGGAACAGTGGAAAGGCTTAcaacgtgtgtgtgtgttagctTCAGAGGGTAGCTATATTCATCTCTTCTGCATGTCTCATTTTTCAGCACTGGCTCTATAAAAGCAGGGCAAAGGCCACTATCTGCAGGTAGTTCCTGTTCTACTGCTGCGAAAAACGTACTTATGTTTCCCCCTTTAATCTGTCTTTAACCTTTGCTTATGGGGAGCTGATATCTGAGTAGTCTCCAGTGTATGTCTTGTAGTTGTTCTCTTAGCAAAAAAGGTCTTAATGTAGAACTAATagtggctgtgctgggtcaGACAAAAGGTCACCCAGCTGAGTATCCTTGCTGACAGTGCCCAGAGGCAAATGGTTAAGACAGGGCAAATACATATGTTTCTCTTCCCCTGAATAGCCTTAACCTCCAACCATTTGCAGGTCATGCACTTCTTGAGACATTCGTTATTTCTATGTGATTTGGCCACAAACCAAAGCTATGTCTTGTTCTAAGctgtaataaaattaaaattacctTCTTCAGATCCAAGTTTAAGAGACCTAGACAACTGCAAAATCTCTGCCTTTGGTTTTCTTGTGTAGAGAATGGCTGAAGCCCTCAGTTTAACCTTTACAGTCTTGAAATCTGAGATTAAGTTCTTGAGTGCCAAGGTTAGGAGGATATCCTGACCAATTACAGGAGATGCATCGAGGATCAGCTTCCCTGAGATACTGGGGGTTTGTGCAGGCTGTGTCATATTTTGTCTCCATGCTACTGAAGATTGTCTTCTGTGTCTTTTAATTTTGGTTCTTTTCCCAGTGCTTCTCACACGAAGCAGCTTCAGTGCCTTTTTATACACCTGCCTTTCTTTCCGGGatcctgctttgaaaaataacatggTCAGATCTCATGAATGCTGGATATAGTGCAATGCAGCCATAATTGCTCTCAGTAAATACAGTTTAGGAAAGCTGAGGAGGGCAAAAATATACAGGAGGAGAAAGCGAAGTCTAACCTAAATACTTTTcatacaaaagcaaatgagtGTACATGGCCATAAAGGCTGGAATGTAAAACCTGCCTGTCAGCTTTAGCTGGCTGATCACAGGCACTTCTGAGAAGCCATGAGCCTGGAAGAGCTCGTAGTGCTCAGTGCTTCGTAAGCTGCTGTAATTGCCATCTCCTCTGGAATAAAGAAGGGtgaaaaaatccttttgcagGAAATTCCCCAACTCTCCCAAGTGGCTATTGCTGCATGTCATAACAGAAATATTCTCACCACCTGATCAGAACAGCTGAGACAGGATGTTTACAGAAGTAGCTTTGACTTTGTATTGAATATATCACTGTTTCATCAAGGGCCACAAAAGCTACATTGAGTGATGATCACCTGACAGTGAGCCCTACAACTTTGAAAATTCACAATTCCTTTGCTCCAGAAGAAGTAAAGGAATTAAGTCAGTGCTCAATCCAATGAAGGCCTAAATTCTTTTCACTTCTGACCATCAGTGGCTAGGCAACTGTAATAAAGAACTTACCTTCTGGATATTTGTAATTAGCAGTGACATCCACACGGGAGTTGGTGCCCACTGCTTTGGTGCTGATAAATTTTCCAATCTTCCTGGTATCAGAataaattctctcttttcttttgttgctaTAGTGAATCCAAGTAACATAGTCAGCATTCACTGCTGCAAACACAAATGAACTGTCATAATCCAGGTTCACGTCCCCTTCCTTAATGGCTCTAGTGGAGGCAGGACCACACTGATATATGCCTATATTAGAGAGAGGGAGAAGTTAAATGACTGCTTGTTGCAAAAGAACACAAATCCTTGTGCTGACAGCAAGAGGGAGAGGTAGTCACTCCAAAGACACATTTGGATAAAGTGCTTTGTTTCTACGTCTATGTGTTATGGTAACAGCATATCCAGAGATTCCACttgcattttctattaaaaggtAAGAGCGCAAAGGAGGTTGTAAGGCTACTAAGGTGTGGGAAGAGTTAACACTTTTTATGATGTGTACTGTGTGAAATGTTCTAACCCTCCAAGCTTTCAAGGCTGTATGCTAAGCTGTCTTGTGAAAAGAGAGGATGGGCACCGAGTCTGAAGTGTAGTCAGATTTATGAGATGTGAGCCATCAATGCTGTGTGTGCATTGAGGAGAACCAGGAAACTAAGTTTGGTAAACTCAGTAGTGGAGAATGAGAATCAGTTTATCTGGAGTTTGATGGGTTTTAAATGGCcaaataaattattcctttGATGGAGGTCATCAAACTAGATCAATTAAGTTGTGTCTGTATTGGTAAATAAAACTAGAGCCAAAATGTGAACCCATGTGCTGGCCATTGGTTGTCAACACTGTTTACTTGCTAGCAAGCTCCttggtgtgtttttttcttcctttgtcaaTGAGCAATCTTTCAGACAGTGGCTGTGAAGAATTCAGGGAATGGGACAGACAGGGTTTGTTCCCAGCAGGTTGTGCTGTCATTTTGGTCTGCTAGGGAGAGTTCGGTGCTGTGAACAAAAGCCATTCTATGTAATTTGGTTTCAGAACCAGAGAACAGTTTGGCATTTCTTTCATGTAGCTTTGTATATATATGCCATGCTGTTGGATGCCACAGGGACATCatggcatatatatatatgctatGTTGTTGGATGCAGAGTGTCCAGTAAAATATGGGCTAGAGTCATGgggcatattttattttctgatgtaaACTGTTTGGTTCAGCCCTGTGACTGTAAGCTCTGAAATCTTTACTTAGCATCTTACTAAAAggggttttaatttgttttgctgctaAATCTGTCCAGTGCAAGCCAGCAAACGTGTCTAATGCCAGCAGTGTGCCTTTGCAGCAAGGAAGGCCAACAACATCCAGGGCCACATCAGGAAAACCGTTGCCAACGGGTCAAGGGGCATGATCCTTTCcttctactcagcactggtgagaccacatctggagtgctgtgtccaaTTCTGAGTTCCTTttacaggaaagatatggatGTATGGGAGCAAGTCCCACAGAGTACCACAAAAAAGATTAAGGGATGAGAACTGGGGCTGTTCTACCTGAAGGGAAGGCTTGGGGGAATCTTAccaatgtgtataaatacctggTGGGAGGGTGTAAAGAGGGCAGAATCAGACTCCTCAGTGATATCCAGTGAAAGGACAAGTAGCAGTGGGCACAaattgaaacacagaaaattccatttaaacataagaaaaaaactttttctgtgagggtggtcaaacTCTGCAACGGTTTGCCCAGGGAGCTTGTAGAGTATCCATCCTACGAAATACTCAGAACCCCACTGGATATGGTCCTGAGAAACCTTTTCTAATTGACCCTATGCTGAGCAGGGGGTTAGACTAAACAAACTCTGAAGGTTTACCTTACCTGTTGTATGTCATTTTATGAATCTGTTAGGAGCTAAGACAAGCAAGGGTGAGATAGGTGAACTGAAGATGTGCTGGCTTTTGTAGaggcagaagataaaaaaagtaAGAATTGCATGCTGGTAGGCAATCCAGAGGCTGACAGAAAAGCGTTTACTGGAGATTAATGTGGGTGTTACTTTTCTTCTGCACCTGAATTAATGCTACATCTACAGAGAGCAGATGGAAGAGAGCTATCCTGAAATTTCAGAACCAGTCTTTAGGAGTAACAGTATCTACAGGTTTTTATATTTACATCAGTGTTACCTTTGCTTCTTTCCTGGGGTGTTGCATCCAGAACCTGCCATCCATCATAAAAAGAGCCAAGATCTCTTCTAATGAACCAGCTTTCATTCCAGACATGGAAATTCCTATAAGGGAGGTAGAATAGGGAATCTCTGATTCATACAATTAATTTTGTATTGAAAGATTTGGTACATTTCTGGTACAGTGCATGAAATAACCCTTGTTGAGTGATTGAAAACTCCTCTGTGGAAAGACCAGCTGCGAACTCCTTTCTTTACTGCCTCTTTAGCCGCCTTTGCCAGATTTTTGTGTTCAGATCTTTGAGAAATGTTGGGATGTTATAAGAAGaatgttaaaaggaaaataattcattgcAGAGTCAAGTATTGAAGAATTCCGGACATTCCAGAGCAACATACTTTACAGCCAAAGGTCTCCTGTGCACATTGCTATCTGCTGTTACTTATTTCACAGTTGTTTTCTACTTCGTGTCGCCTTTATCCCATTTGGTCCACATAGTATAGTGTGCTTAGTGACTGAAACACTTATGCATGCAGTACAACTCATACGCAGTGTGATATTTTCTGTCTATAAAGAAATGGCATGTTCTTCCTAAGGGATGGATTTTTTCTCAACTTCATTAAATGTATCATTTTTACTTTGGTAACCTCACAGTATTGTGCAAGGGATGTATAATGGTAATCATGGAAGACTTAAGACGATCAACAGCATGTAGCACAGGAGCTGGGTCTAAAACTTTGGGGCTTCTGAGAGTGCTCTGCTCTGGGAATTGAGGGACCAGCTGGTTCCGGTTTTGGGCAAGAGGTGAAtcacttcaattttttttttttaatttaaactttcaTATGGTAGAGACAAAATTAGCAgttatattttcaaattatatgTTGAATAGCAGTGGTACAACGTATCTCCTCTGCTAATTCCTCAGAATGCTAAAActgacatttcatttctgaacGCTCTGCTGATTCTTTGGTATAGGATTTTATATCACTGGGAGCATGTGGTTTTTCAAGAGCATGATCTTTTAGTTAGAGAatataatgaaagaaatattaagaaaaaaaaatatatttaccaCACACTGTCTTCAGTCAAGTGCAGGGTCTTTCCAGAAATGTCAATGTACTTATCAACACTCAGATTTATATTCCTGTCATGGGCAGAGTTGAAGTTTGTAATAACACGAGTAGGTATTCCCAAGGATCTCAGAACTGCAATATAGAATACCATAAAAGTGCTGTAAATCCATTCTACAGACgtttagaaagtatttttctgtttttttaggAAAAGCAGTCTAGTGTATATGTTTTCAGTGGGGAAACAAGCCCTCAGAAACTTCCCTCCTAGATAATGATGCAAGTCACTGTCATCGTGCACAATTGCTTAGAAGACGGTTCCACTCACATGACATTCTTAGCTGCCATGTTCTTTTTAAGAGTTAGATTCacccatttattttaatctttcattcTTCATCCTGTTCTCTCTCCCgttttctccctgtgtttgtttctgttaccttctttttcctcttcctttctgagACATACCCCTcagttacattatttttcctttgtattttcacCAGAGTGACTCTTGTCTCTCAGAGCAACTCTGAATGGAAACTGCTAGGATGAAATGTTTTTCCCAACTTGCAGCTCCTTTTATAGGTCCTCAGAAAtgtgatttgtttctttgtcaTCAGTATGTAAGACACAATACTGGCATTGTGAGGACACAGACTTAGAAGAGCACTGGTTTTCTTTGAACCCTAGCTTTGAAACAGGAAACCTTGCTCTTTTCAGCCAGGCAAACTGCTTAGCATTTTGTTTGTTGATTCACAAAACTGGGGTGCAGTACTACAACTTACGGctgtttaaaatagaagaaaataacccTTCATGCATGGAAAGCATAGGTTCTTCACTCTCTCTGTCAAAGCTTCAACATCACAAAGTTAAAGCTACAGAAATTCTAGCAAGCTTCCATTCTGATAGTATTCTTCACGCCTTCATGTATACCTGTGCACATTACTCCTGCAAAGACCCAGCACTGGCCATACCGGACAGGTTTGTATCTGCCCCTGTACCACTTTCGAAGGATGGTCACGCTTCCACTCCAGCGCAAGGGGTTGGTTCCTGAGCAGTACTTTCCATTCCACTTCCCTTCCACTACTCCTTTTTCATCATTGCTGTTAACCTGAAAGAGTCCTTCTCATGAGAGAATTAAAACTCTGtaaaatttacagaaaaagagagagagggaaataaTAGGCAGAAATGACCCTGTTTGTGCCACCTTTCTCACTGGCTGAGTGGTGGGATATAGTATTTGAATCCAAGATAGAATTTTGTCTGCTCACATGCAACAGTTGGAATGTGGTAGTAAGGcatgtattatttataaaatggaaaacttttcaGTGGTCTAGTTGTGCAGTATGTTTGTGAGGATGGGGATATGTTGAGAAGGTATTGAAAGAAATGCATACAGGTCTCTCTGAATGAATACCCTTTAAGTGAAGAATACTAAATACACACATGAAATGCAGCTATACCAACACTggttttccaaaatatttcatgcttCTCTTGGTGTTTGAAAAACTTAGCAAATGATTTCAGAATGGACACAAGCTTTCCAAATTAGTGAAAGATCTGTTCccaggttacccagagaagctatggctgtcccatccctggcagtgttcaaggccaggttggatggggcttggagcaacctggtctagtggcaggtgtcccaGCACATGGCAgagagttggaactggatgaggtttaaggtccccaaaccgttctatgagTCTATTATTTTTGAGAATATATCTCCATTTTATCTCTTCTGTAGCTactttttttgcagaaaagttAGCTACTCCGATAAAACATCAAGGGATTCACAATAAAGTATTGGGAGTTTTGTTAGTAAGTGTATTGTACAGCTGTAACTAGTTGATCGCTTTACCATAGCACTGACAACCCTGCTCACATAGATAGGATTATTTCAGTTGGATACATCAACAGCTGGATCTTGGCAGTGGTTCAGGCTTCGATCCAGTATAGCCAGAGAGATATCAAGGATATCCTCTTCaaactgaaatcaaaacaaTCAATAAATTAAAGGCTAATTTCATAAATCAACCCAAGGATGAACTCCCCACCTACTTTCCTTCTCCTAGTGCAATAGGATTATGTTGGTAATATAGGCGTTTTCTGTACTGTTAAAGAAAATAGGgccatgaagaaaacaagcactAGGCTGCTGAGCCTCCATATTATTTGAAAGACAGCATGTTTCTGAGCACAGTTTGGGGCCATTGCTACTAGCATTCACAAAGACATTACATGGGTTGGTGGAACACACAAGACCACTCCAGATCTGGCTCAGCAGGCTTCTCACTCTCTCGCATCCTGTCATGCTCCTACAGGATGGACTGTAGGAGCCGATGGACTGTCAACACCTTATATCAGAtgaactgaactgaaagaaattgacaaaaataattatcaTGGATTAGATTCACTGGGACACTGTGTTGGGCCCAGAGTGCCAAAGTGCTGTGCTGCATGGATGCGGTCAGGCAAGGATGCTGCGTGACCTCTAAGACGGAAAGCAGGTCTGGCCTTGTTTTGTTTATTAGAGTAAAAGTAGTCACAGTAATCAGGGGGAGCAT is drawn from Strigops habroptila isolate Jane chromosome 13, bStrHab1.2.pri, whole genome shotgun sequence and contains these coding sequences:
- the LOC115615402 gene encoding LOW QUALITY PROTEIN: protein-glutamine gamma-glutamyltransferase 6-like (The sequence of the model RefSeq protein was modified relative to this genomic sequence to represent the inferred CDS: substituted 1 base at 1 genomic stop codon) produces the protein MAALKIANVNWQSKLNKAAHHTSDYSSTEAILRRGQPFNITLNLQTTVQSGDNFTFIASTGPSPAESQQTKAIFNLSEEGASGWSATQEPSEPGCMNFIIFSPANAVIGRYKLKLQIVSGNKISSTLLGQFVLLFNPWCPNDDVYMANEKERWEYVLNESGIIFQGLEKYIQQEAWNYGQFEEDILDISLAILDRSLNHCQDPAVDVSNXNNPIYVSRVVSAMVNSNDEKGVVEGKWNGKYCSGTNPLRWSGSVTILRKWYRGRYKPVRYGQCWVFAGVMCTVLRSLGIPTRVITNFNSAHDRNINLSVDKYIDISGKTLHLTEDSVWNFHVWNESWFIRRDLGSFYDGWQVLDATPQERSKGIYQCGPASTRAIKEGDVNLDYDSSFVFAAVNADYVTWIHYSNKRKERIYSDTRKIGKFISTKAVGTNSRVDVTANYKYPEGSRKERQVYKKALKLLRVRSTGKRTKIKRHRRQSSVAWRQNMTQPAQTPSISGKLILDASPVIGQDILLTLALKNLISDFKTVKVKLRASAILYTRKPKAEILQLSRSLKLGSEEVKKISIRISYSQYKNALMDDRKILVTAVCETKQGASLLVEKDIVLQRPFLTIKVLGPTVVHKAVNVQVTFTNPLPEVVTDCVLRAEGSGLLKEQLTINVARMDPMESSTVQFEIIPYSSGTRQLQVDLVCIHFSDIKGFVMLDVAPAQ